The following DNA comes from Balaenoptera ricei isolate mBalRic1 chromosome 7, mBalRic1.hap2, whole genome shotgun sequence.
tctcttttaaataagcAATATATGTGACTGGTGGCATTTCCTTCTTTGCTTTGGCCTCCAGGAAACTCAGATCTAAGTTAGGCTCAATAAAAGTAGGTCTCAATCTTGGTCTTTGAGTATACTTATCTTCCCTGTCTCAAAACTGTTCTCCTGACTCTTAGCTTCTTACCTTAGTTTCAGTGGTTTTATAGCTTTATATCTGTACCTTTCATCATAGGTCCTTACAAGTGCTTTTTGGCCCTAgactggacacacacacatacacacatgtatatgcatgtatgtgaatatatatgtatgcacatatgtgtttatatacacatatgttcaCACATGCATGAGTGGTGCACCATCCACTTTCTCCACCCCCATCGTCTCCTGGCCGTGGGGTCCTGCTGACCTCATATACATGGTAGAGGGAGGAGCCCTCATCTGGCCAGTAGCGGTCACACTGCTTGACACCATCCTCCACCAGCGGGGTCAGCATGACAATGACGGTGCAGCCACTCTCCCACACCATCTAGGGACAGAGACCCAGGTAAGCTCCATTCTAACCTCCCTGGGACCTGGCTGGCCCTGGCTGGCCACAAGGGCGCATGCTCCCTGGAAAAGCCCTCCTTCCAAAAGCCCACCTgccagaagtctgagatggtATGTGACAGTGGGCCCTGTGTGGCTATGTAGGCTGGCATCCGAGGGTCGTGCTCAATCTGGAGATGGGAAAGATACATCATGAGCCAGAATGGGAAATGCCACTATGGAGAGGCTCGGTCAAAGGGAGCgggccagggtctgggggagCCTGAGAAGCCCCATTTCCATGCTAGGATATTAGGCTCACAATTCTGGGGACTTGGTGGGGAAATGGAGTCTATGGGGGCAGGATGAAaacggggaggaggtgggggccaCTCACAATGGGGCTGGCGTTGATGTAATCGCTCCGAGAAGGGCTGCTCTCCACCTTCAGCTTGATGCGAGCGTGGTCATCTGCACAGACCCCGCATCCCACCCCAGAAGCCCCTCCAGTCATTGGGGTCCTGGCACCTCTGCCACTCAGCTTGAGCCAGGAGCCCGGCCCTGCCCCCAATCCCTCCAGAGCTCCCAGCCGACAGAGGGCTGGGGCCTGCGGGTCAGCAGAACTCACTCACAGGGCAGGAAGTCAGGGTTGCGGTTCTTTTTGATGTTGCCCTCCCCCTGGGCGGTGGCACAGGTGTTGGGCTCCGCCTGGTAGGCACACAGGGCCTGCCACTCCTTGGCCAAGCGGTCCCGGTTCCGCAGGTGGTCCTCCATGTACGCCTGCAGGGACACCACAGCCTGGCGCTGGCCCCCactgccagccctgcccctcccaccgTGCGGTCCCCTCACCCCCTCTGGGCCGATGCCCTGTCCTGACCAGAATCATGTGTCCCGTGGAGATGTCCATGTTGGCCTGGGCGGGCTCCTCGCACCAGGACGGTGTGCTGCTGTGGGAGCTGGGGCTGGCCTGGGCCGCATCACTAAACTGCGAGGACACGCTGCTCACCCGAGAGGGCTCCGGTGGACCCTCTGCCCGGTTGAACAGGGACTTCGTGGCCATGTGCTGGCGGCACAGGTCCTGCGGAAGAAGGATGGGGCAGGGTCCAAGGTCTCCTGAATCCTTCTCAAGAGTCCTGGGCTCAGTTCAGTAGAGTCCCTAGGCTTGTCCTTGATTGCTTTTGAATGAAACCCATTTCCTCTGGGGTAGGGTCTTCTGCCATGGCTCTCATCCTTTTCGGGGCTGTTCTGCTTGGCTGGTGCCTATGACAACCTCGGATGTCACAGAGCAGAAGCCTAGAGCCCCCCCGAATCGCAGGACTGGGGAGAACTTCAGCAACCATCTGCCCTCAGTGCCCATCCACTCAAAATGGCCCCGCAGCACTCCCACTGGggcttccccagcccctgcctggacATCCAGCTCCCCACCCTCATCCCAGGCGAGACCCAGACTCCAGAGCCCCTTCCATTCCCTCTCATCAACAAGCGTCTGGGGCTGCACACCTGGTACTCAAAGGTAGTGTCACCGTGGGCGCCCTCGGGTCCCAGCGCGGCCAGGCGCTCCTTGTCCCGCTGCCGCGCACGCTGCCGCGCACACAGGGCCACTGCCAGAGCCACGAGCAACCCGGCCACACCCGCCAGGGCCACCAGAGTAAGCAGCACGGAGCGCACGGGAGAGGTGCTGTGGGCCGGTCGGGGAAGGACGGCGGCTGCCTCCTCCCTCTGTGGGAACAAGGCTAGAATCAAGGGGGGCGGTGGTGTGGGGAGACTTAGGAGCTGCTCCCCACCCCTGTCCCATGCCCCACTCCCTGCTAGGATATCTCCTGGGGCAAAGCTGGGAGGCAGGGGCATGGCGGTCCAGGCAGAAGGACTTGGAGAGGCCGAAGATCTTCCTTCTCAATCCCCATTGAGGCAACTCAACCACATTGCACTGACAGAGACTTAGTGGGTGACCCTCCCTAGGAgtttctgcatttaaaaatggATACAGAGAAGTATAGAGAGACCCAAGGGATCAAATAGTAGAATGTGAGGCATCAGTGTTGGATGCAGAATAGAAGCATATTTTGAGTTCAGTGTCCTTTCTGTGTCATGTTTTCCCTTGGAATTTGAGACTTTGCTCTAGAACATCTATGGACAGCTATGGCCATCTCAGGTAGCTCTTCCAAGTAAGCTGGCTTCGGAGAGAAGGCTGGACCTGCAGGGAGCAGGAGCCGCTGGGGCCATCTGCTGGTCAGAAAGAAAACTGCATGGGGGAGGGCTGCTTTGGCAAAGCTGGGGGACCAGCCAGATAGATCTCAGCTCCTATTCTCCTGTCGTTTGCCTTCATCTCTTGTGGGCAACAACAGCCCTCTGGGGCTTTGACTGATCCTTCAGTTATCTCATACCTGTCCCACGCCTGTCTGCAAGATCTGGAGCCCTGTCTGTGCTTCCAGTTCAGACTTCACCATCCCTGCAGGGAGGATGTAGGTCAGATTCTGTCCAGCCCCATGTGGTCTCCACCCCATGTCATGCTATGCCAGGTAGCAGGCAGGGTCCATGTGGGCTGGGAATATTTCAAGGGGAGCACCAGCCACAGGCCTGGATATATACAACTCGGGCTGGGGTCAAGGAGTATTTACCAGCTTGCTTGGTCACATCGGCCAAAGACAGGTTCTGTTCATTGTGCCGGATGCGGAAGGTAAGGGCTGGTCCCACGACACTGCCGAATAGGAGGTATGTTACTGCCTCACCCACCACAGACGCCAGATTCAAAATGGAAGGTCCTCTCTGGCCCTGTCCCTGTTAGAGGATGGGGCTAAAACCAATCAGAGATGCCATACAGGGGTGCTTGAGGCTGGGAAGATACTGGATTGGGCCAGTAGCAGGGCTAGGTGTGGCTGTACCTTCAGTGCAGCTGGAAACATCTTTGACCCGACCTTGGCCCCTTACTCACAGTTTGTCTTCCCCTCCTACCCTGAGCCCCTCCAGCCACCTCCCGCTTCAAGCTACCTGCTAGATCCCTGCTGCCCCAGCCAGATACAGCCCCACCTGATGTTGATGAAGCTGCCCGAGGACATGTGCACATGCTCAGCCAGGATCTCCAGAAGCTTCACTCCTGCAGCCAGACTCAGGGGCCTGGAGGTGGGGAGCCGGCAGAGGAAGGAAAGTGGGGACCCTCTAGGCCACTTTGGTGAAACAACCTCCAGGGGTGCAGAGCAGACCAGCCCCCTGTCTACTTCACATCTGGACTTCTGCTCTCTGCTTCCTGCCAGGCAGGCCAGCCCAACACCCAAGGGACCAGGAGGCTGCCCCAGACTGGAGCCCTTACTTCTGGTCAGTGACAATGTAGCcatattcctctgctgatggCCTAGCAGAGGGCTGCCCTGCCACCGTGGGCTGGCTCTGGCCCAGTGGACTTTTCTTCTCTAGCAGGATGGGCGTGGCAGGGGGGCCGGCAGCTTTGGGAGGCTCAGAGGATCCAGAGCTCAGCTCCTGCTGGGCTTTATTGGAGGTGGGACCAGCAGTGGGGGATCCGGGCAGGGAGGGCGTGGGCGGTGGAGGCTCCGCTGCGTCTGCGCCCTGCACCTGCTCCTCCATTGTCTGTTTAGAAGAGAGGATAGAGGTAGGGTCTCTAACAGTGGaggggtcggggggagggggTCCACACTCTGGACGCTGAGCTCCCACAGGGGTGCTTAGGACATGTTTCTCTTTCTATCCCCAGGCCCAGGTCAGCACTGGGTACAGAGAGGGCATCCAGGAAAGTGAGccaagtggatgaatgaatgaatgaatgaatgaatgaaaaaaggacTGAATGAGTGATTATTCATGATCAGTAATAATCCACAGGATGGGGCTGGAGTGGGGAGGAGCTCCGGAGTGAGGAAAGCTGGGGTTAGGGGAGAAGATGAACAGGCAGGCAGTGGTTTTTCAACTTTTGTTTAGCCACACAATCTTAGAAATCCAACACGTGAAACAGATAGAGTGCCTCAAGCTGCAGAGCAGTCAGGAGCCTGCCTGCTCGCGTCCCCCCGCTTCCCCTAGGGACCCTCAGAGTGTGGTCTGAAATGACTGTAGTGTAAAAAAGCAGTGAATCAAGAATTCTAGCttctggtcccagctctgccttcaaCTTGAGGTGAGACCTTAAACAATGACTTGcagcctctgggcctcagttccacCAAAATGAGGGCTTGGAGGATACAGATTCTGGGTCCTGATCCTGAGATTTAGATTTCAGTCAAGGGGTTTGCTGCCGTTGGGCACTTATGGGTCAGGGAGGTGTCACAAACTCACTTTCTTGATGTCAGCTCCAATGTTTACAACCCCTCCTGCAGAGACAGGAAAAACAAGACTCTGGGCAAAGGGCCAAGGCCAAGGTCCACACAACGCAGGCGGGAGAAAAGGCCAGAGGCCCTGAGCCTGTTACATTTGCTGTGGCCTCTTTCCCCACAGTCAGTAACCAAGACCCTATCGCTGGTCTCATCCTAAGCATGGCCTCATGCCTCTGTGCATCTGCCTTATAATTCATTGTTTTATCAACTCCTCCCTCTGTTATTGGCCACACCTCTCAAAGCTATTCTTTGCTCAGTCCTCCCTCTACCCATCAATCATTGGCTTCTCCTTTTTAGTGGCCATGCCCCTCCTTAGGTCTTCATTATCTTCCGCCCAGCTTTCTCCGTGCCTCCTGATCCCGGCTCACACCCCCTGTGGCTTCTTTTCCCATTGCTTCCATCCTCCAGTCCTTTCCTGCTCTAACTCCTCGGCTCACCACCCCACCCCTTGCTCCCTGCCCTTGGCTGGCAATGACTCCGTGTCTCAAAAGAACTCCTTCCCCTGACCTTGGCCCTTCCCCTCTAGGTTGCTTGCTGTGGTCTTGAAAAGTGGGGCAAGAGGCCTCCACGGGGCTGGTAGTCTCTCTGGCTGGACACTCACCCAGATTTCGTCCTGCACCCTtgggcagcagctgcagcagggTGGAGAGCTGCTCAGGAGTCAGCTGACGGAGCTCCACCCCGTAGCCCGCCAGCACAGCTGCCAGTCTCTGCAGAGTCACATCTGCTGGGAGCCAGACACGGAGCTTAAGGGCTGGTGCCGAGATGAACTTGTGGGATgcatttgggggtgggaggggaccgGCACATTTAAGAACTTCTCAAACACCAGGACACTGatgccctccccttcccacccttgtCCACACTTTGGGGGAAAGAGCTTCCTGTGTCAAGACCAAACTTCAGGCCCAGCAGGGACTCCTTGATCCCCCAGCTGAAGAAGAATCATGTCAGCTCTACCGCCCCCACTGTATCCCCACTGCCTAcctagtgcctggcatagagcagGTGGTCGGTAGACATTAGCTGAGTGTGCAGATGACTTTAAGGACAAATTAACAAATGCGTGGGTAGTCAGGAAggacccgccccgccccacctcccAGAAAGCAGCCCCACAGGCAGGGAGTGGATGCTGCGGACTCTGTTACCTGGCCGCTCTTCTGGGGAAGGAGGCTTCTCCCTGCGACCCTCTAGTCCTTCCTCCTCATAGCCTTCTGAGGAGTCATCTCCCTGGCTGCTGCCCCCTTGCTCTGGCAGCCTTGGTGCCCCGGCCCTGCTGGGCACTTGTGGCTCCTGGGCCAGGTAGAGCAGCCCTGACTCCTGGAAAAGCCGAGCAGGCGGAGGCCCTGGAGGGTCCCCATAGGAATGGCCAGGGTGAGCCCCGAACGTGCCCTTGGAGGCAGTTCTGCTGAAGAGGGCTGGGGGTTCAGCCTTGGGCAGGGGGCCAACACTGACCATTCCCGGGGAGCTCTCTGAGCTCCGGGGGCCATCGCGGGAGCCAAACTGTGGGAAACCAGAGATTCAGATGAGAGCAGACATCAGGGCTGGGGGACTGGGGTTGCGGTGGGGCGGAGGTCTAGGGCTCACCTGATGGAACAAGTAGGGCTGCAGCAGGGCAGGTTCATAActcagggcagggtgggggggcTGCGGGGGCAGCAGCAGATGCTCCAGGAGAGGGGGCAGCAGCTCAGCCTGcaaaggggagaggggggagcCTGCCCCAGCTCCGCCCCTACCTACTGGAGGTCGAGGAAGCCGatgctggggggcaggggcggaGCCAGTGGGGATGCCCTGTAAAAGCAGCTCCCCAGCGGGACCCGGTCTCCTGGGCGCCAAGCCAGATCTGGGGAGGAaagcaaagtgtgtgtgtgtgtttatgtttgtgtgtgtgtgcttgtgtgtgtgttggttgtGTGGGGCAAGGGCATATAGAGCCTACGAGGCAGAGATGGTGGGTCCAGGCTTAGCATAGAATGAGCCTGCTCTCTTAAGAGATGAGGTAGCCTCAGGCGAGGAGACAGTAGCATGGGGAAGGGCCAGAGGGCCAAGCCTGGGGCAGAGGTCATTGCCTCCCTGGTAAGCATGCCTGGGTCCCTGAAACACAGCGGCAGAGCTGGAAGCGTGAGGCTAGGGATGGAaaggggagaacaggagaaggGGAAGGCAGCTGGGAACCGCTCTAGATGAACTGTGTCTGCAGCTTGCcacactgtccctgtgggcatgTCCCCAAGTACGCATTCAAACATTCAGTACCGTGCCCCCTCGCTctgctccccctgccccactctGCCTTCTTCACCTGGTATCATCATCTGAGCCCCAAGCCGTCATTTACTTTCCTCTGCTTTACAGGGTCTGAATGATGCCTTCAGAGGCCCTAACCACAAAAAGATGATGGTACCTCCTACCATATACAATTCCACATAGTAACAAAACTGAACATTAAACAACTTCAGTCCGACAGAATTCTAATTTGTTCCATGATGACTACTTTGATGCttcttttaaaataccaaatgtcctgtatacactgctatatttaaaatagataaccaacaaggacctactgtatagcacagggaaccctgctcaatattatgaaacaatctaaatgggaaaagaatttgaaaaagaataggtacacgtatattttttaaaaaactgtaaacaGGGACATAATTTTACACGTACTTATAAGTACTTATATATATGTCTGTGCCAATACCATGTAGTATTAATTATTATAGCTTCTCCACTCTCTCTATCTCCTGATGCATCCCAGAAATCAGTTCAAGTACTACCATTATCCGATCCATATCTGAGTCTGATGTGGGTGAAACTTTGCTAACATATCTTTCCTATGTCAGTACTAGagaaaaagtaatttatcttGTTCTACTACTTTGTATCCGTAAAGATTAGCACAGTGATTGGCACATAGTATAACCCTGTATTTTTTGCTGAgtaaatgaattcattaaaaGACAAACCAGACcaaaaacaaaataccatatgTCCAAATGTTTCAAAACAGTttttaacactgtaaatcaattatgcttcaataaaaattaaaaaaaaaaagactttgtcaggcaaaaaagaaaaacaaaaaacaatacagTTGTTAATGTCCCTCTTTTGCTGGATCCCCAGGGATGAGCTCAGCTCGTGTTGGGCATGTGAGCATGTCAGATGACTACTCCAGAACCTCTTTTACCCGTGCCCCAGACTGCTGATTTTTGTACCCATTCCCCTCTGTCCACCAGGGTGACCACAGATCCAACAGCCTTGCTATGATAGAGTTGATGAGAAATGATGCCTACCTGTCCCTTGGATGGGGCTCTGTGGGGTGAAGCCTGGGGATGCGCTCCATTTCC
Coding sequences within:
- the PTPRN gene encoding receptor-type tyrosine-protein phosphatase-like N isoform X3, producing the protein MRRPRRPGGPGGSGGLRVLLCLMLLGSRPGGCNAISAHGCLFDRRLCSHLEVCIQDGLFGQCQVGVGQARPLLQVTSPVLQRLQGVLRQLMSQGLSWHDDLTQYVISQEMERIPRLHPTEPHPRDRSGLAPRRPGPAGELLLQGIPTGSAPAPQHRLPRPPVGRGGAGAGSPLSPLQAELLPPLLEHLLLPPQPPHPALSYEPALLQPYLFHQFGSRDGPRSSESSPGMVSVGPLPKAEPPALFSRTASKGTFGAHPGHSYGDPPGPPPARLFQESGLLYLAQEPQVPSRAGAPRLPEQGGSSQGDDSSEGYEEEGLEGRREKPPSPEERPDVTLQRLAAVLAGYGVELRQLTPEQLSTLLQLLPKGAGRNLGGVVNIGADIKKTMEEQVQGADAAEPPPPTPSLPGSPTAGPTSNKAQQELSSGSSEPPKAAGPPATPILLEKKSPLGQSQPTVAGQPSARPSAEEYGYIVTDQKPLSLAAGVKLLEILAEHVHMSSGSFINISVVGPALTFRIRHNEQNLSLADVTKQAGMVKSELEAQTGLQILQTGVGQREEAAAVLPRPAHSTSPVRSVLLTLVALAGVAGLLVALAVALCARQRARQRDKERLAALGPEGAHGDTTFEYQDLCRQHMATKSLFNRAEGPPEPSRVSSVSSQFSDAAQASPSSHSSTPSWCEEPAQANMDISTGHMILAYMEDHLRNRDRLAKEWQALCAYQAEPNTCATAQGEGNIKKNRNPDFLPYDHARIKLKVESSPSRSDYINASPIIEHDPRMPAYIATQGPLSHTISDFWQMVWESGCTVIVMLTPLVEDGVKQCDRYWPDEGSSLYHVYEVNLVSEHIWCEDFLVRSFYLKNVQTQETRTLTQFHFLSWPAEGTPASTRPLLDFRRKVNKCYRGRSCPIIVHCSDGAGRTGTYILIDMVLNRMAKGVKEIDIAATLEHVRDQRPGLVRSKDQFEFALTAVAEEVNAILKALPQ
- the PTPRN gene encoding receptor-type tyrosine-protein phosphatase-like N isoform X2, translating into MRRPRRPGGPGGSGGLRVLLCLMLLGSRPGGCNAISAHGCLFDRRLCSHLEVCIQDGLFGQCQVGVGQARPLLQVTSPVLQRLQGVLRQLMSQGLSWHDDLTQYVISQEMERIPRLHPTEPHPRDRSGLAPRRPGPAGELLLQGIPTGSAPAPQHRLPRPPVGRGGAGAGSPLSPLQAELLPPLLEHLLLPPQPPHPALSYEPALLQPYLFHQFGSRDGPRSSESSPGMVSVGPLPKAEPPALFSRTASKGTFGAHPGHSYGDPPGPPPARLFQESGLLYLAQEPQVPSRAGAPRLPEQGGSSQGDDSSEGYEEEGLEGRREKPPSPEERPADVTLQRLAAVLAGYGVELRQLTPEQLSTLLQLLPKGAGRNLGGVVNIGADIKKTMEEQVQGADAAEPPPPTPSLPGSPTAGPTSNKAQQELSSGSSEPPKAAGPPATPILLEKKSPLGQSQPTVAGQPSARPSAEEYGYIVTDQKPLSLAAGVKLLEILAEHVHMSSGSFINISVVGPALTFRIRHNEQNLSLADVTKQAGMVKSELEAQTGLQILQTGVGQREEAAAVLPRPAHSTSPVRSVLLTLVALAGVAGLLVALAVALCARQRARQRDKERLAALGPEGAHGDTTFEYQDLCRQHMATKSLFNRAEGPPEPSRVSSVSSQFSDAAQASPSSHSSTPSWCEEPAQANMDISTGHMILAYMEDHLRNRDRLAKEWQALCAYQAEPNTCATAQGEGNIKKNRNPDFLPYDHARIKLKVESSPSRSDYINASPIIEHDPRMPAYIATQGPLSHTISDFWQMVWESGCTVIVMLTPLVEDGVKQCDRYWPDEGSSLYHVYEVNLVSEHIWCEDFLVRSFYLKNVQTQETRTLTQFHFLSWPAEGTPASTRPLLDFRRKVNKCYRGRSCPIIVHCSDGAGRTGTYILIDMVLNRMAKGVKEIDIAATLEHVRDQRPGLVRSKDQFEFALTAVAEEVNAILKALPQ
- the PTPRN gene encoding receptor-type tyrosine-protein phosphatase-like N isoform X4 — protein: MRRPRRPGGPGGSGGLRVLLCLMLLGSRPGGCNAISAHGCLFDRRLCSHLEVCIQDGLFGQCQVGVGQARPLLQVTSPVLQRLQGVLRQLMSQGLSWHDDLTQYVISQEMERIPRLHPTEPHPRDRSGLAPRRPGPAGELLLQGIPTGSAPAPQHRLPRPPVGRGGAGAGSPLSPLQAELLPPLLEHLLLPPQPPHPALSYEPALLQPYLFHQFGSRDGPRSSESSPGMVSVGPLPKAEPPALFSRTASKGTFGAHPGHSYGDPPGPPPARLFQESGLLYLAQEPQVPSRAGAPRLPEQGGSSQGDDSSEGYEEEGLEGRREKPPSPEERPALKLRVWLPADVTLQRLAAVLAGYGVELRQLTPEQLSTLLQLLPKGAGRNLGGVVNIGADIKKTMEEQVQGADAAEPPPPTPSLPGSPTAGPTSNKAQQELSSGSSEPPKAAGPPATPILLEKKSPLGQSQPTVAGQPSARPSAEEYGYIVTDQNVVGPALTFRIRHNEQNLSLADVTKQAGMVKSELEAQTGLQILQTGVGQREEAAAVLPRPAHSTSPVRSVLLTLVALAGVAGLLVALAVALCARQRARQRDKERLAALGPEGAHGDTTFEYQDLCRQHMATKSLFNRAEGPPEPSRVSSVSSQFSDAAQASPSSHSSTPSWCEEPAQANMDISTGHMILAYMEDHLRNRDRLAKEWQALCAYQAEPNTCATAQGEGNIKKNRNPDFLPYDHARIKLKVESSPSRSDYINASPIIEHDPRMPAYIATQGPLSHTISDFWQMVWESGCTVIVMLTPLVEDGVKQCDRYWPDEGSSLYHVYEVNLVSEHIWCEDFLVRSFYLKNVQTQETRTLTQFHFLSWPAEGTPASTRPLLDFRRKVNKCYRGRSCPIIVHCSDGAGRTGTYILIDMVLNRMAKGVKEIDIAATLEHVRDQRPGLVRSKDQFEFALTAVAEEVNAILKALPQ
- the PTPRN gene encoding receptor-type tyrosine-protein phosphatase-like N isoform X5 encodes the protein MRRPRRPGGPGGSGGLRVLLCLMLLGSRPGGCNAISAHGCLFDRRLCSHLEVCIQDGLFGQCQVGVGQARPLLQVTSPVLQRLQGVLRQLMSQGLSWHDDLTQYVISQEMERIPRLHPTEPHPRDRSGLAPRRPGPAGELLLQGIPTGSAPAPQHRLPRPPVGRGGAGAGSPLSPLQAELLPPLLEHLLLPPQPPHPALSYEPALLQPYLFHQFGSRDGPRSSESSPGMVSVGPLPKAEPPALFSRTASKGTFGAHPGHSYGDPPGPPPARLFQESGLLYLAQEPQVPSRAGAPRLPEQGGSSQGDDSSEGYEEEGLEGRREKPPSPEERPDVTLQRLAAVLAGYGVELRQLTPEQLSTLLQLLPKGAGRNLGGVVNIGADIKKTMEEQVQGADAAEPPPPTPSLPGSPTAGPTSNKAQQELSSGSSEPPKAAGPPATPILLEKKSPLGQSQPTVAGQPSARPSAEEYGYIVTDQNVVGPALTFRIRHNEQNLSLADVTKQAGMVKSELEAQTGLQILQTGVGQREEAAAVLPRPAHSTSPVRSVLLTLVALAGVAGLLVALAVALCARQRARQRDKERLAALGPEGAHGDTTFEYQDLCRQHMATKSLFNRAEGPPEPSRVSSVSSQFSDAAQASPSSHSSTPSWCEEPAQANMDISTGHMILAYMEDHLRNRDRLAKEWQALCAYQAEPNTCATAQGEGNIKKNRNPDFLPYDHARIKLKVESSPSRSDYINASPIIEHDPRMPAYIATQGPLSHTISDFWQMVWESGCTVIVMLTPLVEDGVKQCDRYWPDEGSSLYHVYEVNLVSEHIWCEDFLVRSFYLKNVQTQETRTLTQFHFLSWPAEGTPASTRPLLDFRRKVNKCYRGRSCPIIVHCSDGAGRTGTYILIDMVLNRMAKGVKEIDIAATLEHVRDQRPGLVRSKDQFEFALTAVAEEVNAILKALPQ
- the PTPRN gene encoding receptor-type tyrosine-protein phosphatase-like N isoform X1; translation: MRRPRRPGGPGGSGGLRVLLCLMLLGSRPGGCNAISAHGCLFDRRLCSHLEVCIQDGLFGQCQVGVGQARPLLQVTSPVLQRLQGVLRQLMSQGLSWHDDLTQYVISQEMERIPRLHPTEPHPRDRSGLAPRRPGPAGELLLQGIPTGSAPAPQHRLPRPPVGRGGAGAGSPLSPLQAELLPPLLEHLLLPPQPPHPALSYEPALLQPYLFHQFGSRDGPRSSESSPGMVSVGPLPKAEPPALFSRTASKGTFGAHPGHSYGDPPGPPPARLFQESGLLYLAQEPQVPSRAGAPRLPEQGGSSQGDDSSEGYEEEGLEGRREKPPSPEERPALKLRVWLPADVTLQRLAAVLAGYGVELRQLTPEQLSTLLQLLPKGAGRNLGGVVNIGADIKKTMEEQVQGADAAEPPPPTPSLPGSPTAGPTSNKAQQELSSGSSEPPKAAGPPATPILLEKKSPLGQSQPTVAGQPSARPSAEEYGYIVTDQKPLSLAAGVKLLEILAEHVHMSSGSFINISVVGPALTFRIRHNEQNLSLADVTKQAGMVKSELEAQTGLQILQTGVGQREEAAAVLPRPAHSTSPVRSVLLTLVALAGVAGLLVALAVALCARQRARQRDKERLAALGPEGAHGDTTFEYQDLCRQHMATKSLFNRAEGPPEPSRVSSVSSQFSDAAQASPSSHSSTPSWCEEPAQANMDISTGHMILAYMEDHLRNRDRLAKEWQALCAYQAEPNTCATAQGEGNIKKNRNPDFLPYDHARIKLKVESSPSRSDYINASPIIEHDPRMPAYIATQGPLSHTISDFWQMVWESGCTVIVMLTPLVEDGVKQCDRYWPDEGSSLYHVYEVNLVSEHIWCEDFLVRSFYLKNVQTQETRTLTQFHFLSWPAEGTPASTRPLLDFRRKVNKCYRGRSCPIIVHCSDGAGRTGTYILIDMVLNRMAKGVKEIDIAATLEHVRDQRPGLVRSKDQFEFALTAVAEEVNAILKALPQ
- the PTPRN gene encoding receptor-type tyrosine-protein phosphatase-like N isoform X6 is translated as MLLGSRPGGCNAISAHDGLFGQCQVGVGQARPLLQVTSPVLQRLQGVLRQLMSQGLSWHDDLTQYVISQEMERIPRLHPTEPHPRDRSGLAPRRPGPAGELLLQGIPTGSAPAPQHRLPRPPVGRGGAGAGSPLSPLQAELLPPLLEHLLLPPQPPHPALSYEPALLQPYLFHQFGSRDGPRSSESSPGMVSVGPLPKAEPPALFSRTASKGTFGAHPGHSYGDPPGPPPARLFQESGLLYLAQEPQVPSRAGAPRLPEQGGSSQGDDSSEGYEEEGLEGRREKPPSPEERPALKLRVWLPADVTLQRLAAVLAGYGVELRQLTPEQLSTLLQLLPKGAGRNLGGVVNIGADIKKTMEEQVQGADAAEPPPPTPSLPGSPTAGPTSNKAQQELSSGSSEPPKAAGPPATPILLEKKSPLGQSQPTVAGQPSARPSAEEYGYIVTDQKPLSLAAGVKLLEILAEHVHMSSGSFINISVVGPALTFRIRHNEQNLSLADVTKQAGMVKSELEAQTGLQILQTGVGQREEAAAVLPRPAHSTSPVRSVLLTLVALAGVAGLLVALAVALCARQRARQRDKERLAALGPEGAHGDTTFEYQDLCRQHMATKSLFNRAEGPPEPSRVSSVSSQFSDAAQASPSSHSSTPSWCEEPAQANMDISTGHMILAYMEDHLRNRDRLAKEWQALCAYQAEPNTCATAQGEGNIKKNRNPDFLPYDHARIKLKVESSPSRSDYINASPIIEHDPRMPAYIATQGPLSHTISDFWQMVWESGCTVIVMLTPLVEDGVKQCDRYWPDEGSSLYHVYEVNLVSEHIWCEDFLVRSFYLKNVQTQETRTLTQFHFLSWPAEGTPASTRPLLDFRRKVNKCYRGRSCPIIVHCSDGAGRTGTYILIDMVLNRMAKGVKEIDIAATLEHVRDQRPGLVRSKDQFEFALTAVAEEVNAILKALPQ
- the PTPRN gene encoding receptor-type tyrosine-protein phosphatase-like N isoform X7, which gives rise to MRRPRRPGGPGGSGGLRVLLCLMLLGSRPGGCNAISAHGCLFDRRLCSHLEVCIQDGLFGQCQVGVGQARPLLQVTSPVLQRLQGVLRQLMSQGLSWHDDLTQYVISQEMERIPRLHPTEPHPRDRSGLAPRRPGPAGELLLQGIPTGSAPAPQHRLPRPPVGRGGAGAGSPLSPLQAELLPPLLEHLLLPPQPPHPALSYEPALLQPYLFHQFGSRDGPRSSESSPGMVSVGPLPKAEPPALFSRTASKGTFGAHPGHSYGDPPGPPPARLFQESGLLYLAQEPQVPSRAGAPRLPEQGGSSQGDDSSEGYEEEGLEGRREKPPSPEERPALKLRVWLPADVTLQRLAAVLAGYGVELRQLTPEQLSTLLQLLPKGAGRNLGGVVNIGADIKKTMEEQVQGADAAEPPPPTPSLPGSPTAGPTSNKAQQELSSGSSEPPKAAGPPATPILLEKKSPLGQSQPTVAGQPSARPSAEEYGYIVTDQKPLSLAAGVKLLEILAEHVHMSSGSFINISVVGPALTFRIRHNEQNLSLADVTKQAGMVKSELEAQTGLQILQTGVGQREEAAAVLPRPAHSTSPVRSVLLTLVALAGVAGLLVALAVALCARQRARQRDKERLAALGPEGAHGDTTFEYQDLCRQHMATKSLFNRAEGPPEPSRVSSVSSQFSDAAQASPSSHSSTPSWCEEPAQANMDISTGHMILAYMEDHLRNRDRLAKEWQALCAYQAEPNTCATAQGEGNIKKNRNPDFLPYDHARIKLKVESSPSRSDYINASPIIEHDPRMPAYIATQGPLSHTISDFWQVNLVSEHIWCEDFLVRSFYLKNVQTQETRTLTQFHFLSWPAEGTPASTRPLLDFRRKVNKCYRGRSCPIIVHCSDGAGRTGTYILIDMVLNRMAKGVKEIDIAATLEHVRDQRPGLVRSKDQFEFALTAVAEEVNAILKALPQ